One segment of Clostridium ljungdahlii DSM 13528 DNA contains the following:
- the recQ gene encoding DNA helicase RecQ, whose product MLSSALEILHKYYGYSDFRKDQGKVIESILKGKDTLAVMPTGGGKSICYQIPAVLFKGVTVVISPLISLMKDQVDNIKDLGIGAAYINSSISHQDILHICESLIAGNIKMLYVAPERLESSEFCQIIKSIEVSQIAVDEAHCVSQWGHDFRTSYTYIWKFIESFSKRPVVTAFTATATKEVREDIVNQIKLNKPEVFISGFDRENLKIGCLKIGNRLGYMLKYIKTNEEQSGIVYAATRKEVDSIYERLKENNIAVARYHAGLSDKERKNNQEDFVYDRVNVIVATNAFGMGIDKSNVRYVIHYNMPKNIESYYQEIGRAGRDGEKSDCILMFAPQDVITQKYLIETSIQSPERRLNEYKKLQQMIDFVHYNGCLRKYILNYFGEQVDYEECGNCSNCVSEGEYVDKTIDCQKVLSCIYRMKREFGVNMIVDVLRGSSQRKVIQYGFDKLSTHGIMKNYSKEELSNFINTLIAHGYISLKEGEYPTVILNPRSIKVLKGEEKVTLKEIVKAKKITLNNDLFEILRVLRREIAGEESIPPYLIFPDTTLKELSSRCPINFEQMMDVSGVGQLKLKKYGERFLEAIKNYMDESKIKPQWIFKNELKNDKNVKEGKNLKLKTHEITAEMIKEHKDLEQIAKDRQITVSTVLSHITKYAEEKGVLDLNINFGGIFTDEEENQILKVTKKIGISKLKPIKEKLSEDISYDKIKAVILKDYILLDKNA is encoded by the coding sequence TTGCTTAGTAGTGCTTTGGAAATTCTACATAAATATTATGGGTATAGTGACTTTAGGAAGGATCAAGGAAAGGTAATTGAAAGTATACTAAAGGGGAAGGATACGCTAGCTGTAATGCCCACTGGAGGAGGTAAATCCATATGTTATCAGATACCAGCAGTGTTATTTAAGGGGGTAACAGTTGTAATATCTCCACTTATTTCACTTATGAAAGATCAAGTAGATAACATAAAGGATTTAGGTATAGGGGCAGCTTATATAAACAGTTCTATTTCACACCAGGATATTTTGCATATATGTGAAAGCTTAATTGCAGGAAATATAAAAATGCTGTATGTAGCACCGGAAAGGTTGGAGTCTTCTGAATTCTGCCAGATTATAAAAAGCATAGAAGTATCTCAAATAGCAGTAGATGAAGCACATTGTGTTTCCCAGTGGGGACATGATTTTAGAACTAGCTATACATATATATGGAAATTTATAGAAAGCTTTTCTAAAAGACCCGTAGTTACAGCTTTTACAGCTACGGCTACTAAAGAGGTTAGAGAAGATATTGTAAATCAAATAAAGCTGAATAAACCTGAGGTTTTCATATCTGGTTTTGATAGAGAAAATTTGAAAATTGGATGTTTGAAAATTGGAAATAGATTAGGGTATATGCTAAAATACATAAAAACTAATGAAGAACAATCTGGCATAGTATATGCAGCTACTAGAAAAGAAGTGGATAGCATATATGAAAGGCTTAAAGAAAATAATATAGCTGTTGCTAGATATCATGCAGGTCTTTCTGATAAAGAGAGAAAAAATAATCAAGAGGATTTCGTATATGACAGAGTAAATGTAATAGTTGCGACAAATGCATTTGGAATGGGTATCGATAAGTCAAATGTAAGATATGTTATTCATTACAATATGCCTAAGAACATAGAAAGCTATTACCAAGAAATAGGCAGGGCTGGTCGTGATGGAGAGAAAAGCGACTGCATTTTAATGTTTGCTCCCCAGGATGTTATTACCCAAAAGTATCTTATTGAAACAAGTATTCAATCTCCTGAAAGAAGATTAAATGAATATAAAAAACTTCAACAAATGATAGATTTTGTACATTACAATGGATGTTTACGAAAGTATATATTAAATTATTTTGGAGAACAAGTGGATTATGAAGAATGTGGGAATTGCAGCAATTGTGTAAGTGAAGGAGAATATGTAGATAAAACTATAGATTGCCAAAAAGTACTTTCCTGTATATATAGAATGAAAAGAGAATTTGGAGTAAATATGATAGTAGATGTACTTAGAGGTTCCTCACAGAGAAAAGTGATTCAGTACGGATTTGATAAGTTGTCTACTCATGGAATAATGAAAAATTATTCAAAGGAAGAACTTTCAAATTTCATAAATACACTTATAGCTCATGGGTACATTTCATTAAAAGAAGGAGAATATCCTACTGTGATATTGAATCCTAGATCCATAAAGGTTCTAAAGGGAGAAGAAAAAGTAACCTTAAAGGAAATTGTTAAGGCTAAAAAGATTACTTTAAATAATGATCTATTTGAAATTTTGAGAGTTTTAAGGAGGGAAATAGCAGGAGAGGAATCCATACCTCCTTATTTGATATTCCCGGATACTACGTTAAAGGAACTTAGCAGCAGGTGTCCTATAAATTTTGAGCAGATGATGGATGTATCTGGTGTAGGTCAATTGAAATTAAAAAAATATGGTGAAAGATTTTTAGAAGCTATAAAAAACTACATGGATGAAAGTAAAATTAAACCACAGTGGATTTTTAAAAATGAGTTAAAAAACGATAAAAATGTCAAAGAAGGCAAAAATTTAAAACTAAAAACTCATGAAATAACGGCAGAGATGATTAAAGAGCACAAAGACCTTGAACAAATAGCAAAAGACAGGCAAATTACTGTATCTACGGTACTTTCACATATAACAAAGTATGCAGAAGAAAAGGGTGTTTTAGATTTAAATATAAATTTTGGTGGAATATTTACAGATGAAGAAGAAAATCAAATTTTAAAAGTTACGAAAAAGATAGGAATAT
- the citX gene encoding citrate lyase holo-[acyl-carrier protein] synthase: MKNASNILDEILKAKEKRAQIQKELLNIFKTTLISFTLNIPGAEKNNESFAKLHKKGICLLEEELKENNIDILHKMLNSSAAGDEAFLNVDADAISVKKITVSIEENHELGRIFDFDVFTKAGKQISRTDLGVSERKCLLCGENAKVCGRSRRHSVEDLLNKIYLLMDKFL; this comes from the coding sequence ATGAAAAATGCAAGCAATATCCTTGATGAAATACTTAAAGCTAAAGAAAAAAGGGCACAAATTCAAAAAGAATTATTGAATATATTTAAAACCACACTAATTTCATTTACATTAAATATACCAGGAGCAGAAAAAAATAATGAATCCTTTGCTAAGCTTCATAAAAAGGGGATTTGCTTGCTGGAAGAAGAGTTAAAAGAGAATAATATAGATATACTTCACAAAATGTTAAATAGTTCTGCTGCCGGTGATGAGGCATTTTTAAATGTAGATGCAGATGCGATTAGTGTAAAAAAAATTACTGTATCTATTGAAGAAAACCATGAGCTTGGAAGAATATTTGATTTTGATGTATTCACTAAAGCTGGAAAGCAGATTAGTAGGACAGACTTAGGTGTAAGTGAGAGAAAATGTCTTTTATGCGGTGAAAATGCAAAAGTATGTGGAAGAAGCAGACGTCATTCTGTGGAAGATCTTTTAAACAAAATTTATTTGTTAATGGATAAGTTTTTATAG
- a CDS encoding 2-hydroxycarboxylate transporter family protein has product MLKVMLLGWLSTAISIAYTIINIGEVRPELSGNGQLLKSDDDDILKYAKKKKDGPVELSTMIVAGILALTLYLFGVYINSVIGLPAPIVMLLAAVISKALGIIPKSIEEGGHAIFRFTVTGITVPLLLGVGVAMTPWKNLVAVITNPACLVTIFCTVLTVVVVEFFVGKMLNMNPVESAMVTSCNSGQGGTGDVAILTAGNRLELMPFAQVATRLGGAATVTWAIFLMRMLH; this is encoded by the coding sequence ATGTTAAAGGTAATGCTTTTGGGATGGCTATCAACAGCAATTAGTATTGCTTATACCATTATTAATATAGGTGAGGTGAGACCTGAATTATCAGGTAATGGACAATTACTTAAATCAGACGATGATGATATATTAAAATATGCTAAGAAGAAGAAAGATGGACCAGTTGAACTTTCTACTATGATTGTTGCTGGAATATTAGCTTTAACACTTTATCTATTTGGGGTATACATAAATTCTGTAATTGGACTTCCTGCTCCTATAGTTATGTTACTTGCTGCTGTAATATCAAAAGCACTTGGTATTATTCCCAAAAGTATAGAAGAAGGCGGACATGCTATTTTTAGATTTACAGTAACAGGTATAACCGTACCATTATTGCTTGGTGTTGGTGTTGCTATGACACCATGGAAAAATCTTGTAGCAGTTATAACAAATCCAGCTTGTTTAGTTACTATATTCTGTACTGTACTTACTGTTGTTGTAGTAGAATTCTTTGTAGGTAAAATGCTTAATATGAATCCAGTAGAGTCTGCTATGGTAACTTCATGTAACAGTGGACAGGGTGGTACAGGTGATGTAGCAATACTTACTGCAGGAAACCGTCTTGAACTTATGCCATTTGCACAGGTAGCAACAAGACTTGGTGGAGCTGCTACAGTTACATGGGCTATATTCTTAATGAGAATGTTACATTAG
- a CDS encoding SLC13 family permease produces MISLIIGIALVLSIVIGRKAKINIGLLAISFAYIIGCFILKISPSKVIALWPMSIFFVILAISLFFSFAIVNGTLGTLAGNLLYRFRSAPLVFPIAIFFISVLIAALGAGYYTVMVIMAPIALIACKKIKINPLVGALCADCGGQVGSNFMIGLNGVIYRNLITSEGFSSNLAFVASVSIFVVYLVMTCLIIMLLMHLSNKKRKQASGGNIEILETMDIQKSKPFDKKQKTNLILIFIFVIILLIPPILHLVVPSSGSITFINSSVDVGLIAIIFTVIAFVLHLGDEKSVIAKVPWNTLIMISGMGMLVAVAVKAGTVKLLANWVGTSIPVFLVPIALCLVAAILNMFGGSFVGVVAPALFPIIASVSHITGLNPILLYTCMTIGGLATGISPFSAGGAMVLGFTPEKERDSMFSKEFFVGLPVCVGTAVVTSIIYFIIMH; encoded by the coding sequence ATGATTAGCTTAATTATAGGTATAGCTTTAGTATTGTCAATTGTAATTGGACGTAAAGCAAAGATCAATATCGGATTGCTAGCCATTTCTTTTGCTTACATAATCGGATGTTTTATATTAAAGATATCTCCTTCAAAAGTTATTGCATTGTGGCCGATGTCAATTTTCTTTGTCATTTTGGCTATTTCACTGTTCTTTAGTTTTGCTATCGTAAATGGAACATTGGGAACGCTTGCGGGGAATCTTTTGTATCGCTTCCGTTCAGCTCCACTGGTGTTCCCCATTGCTATTTTCTTTATTTCTGTATTGATAGCCGCACTTGGCGCAGGCTATTATACTGTAATGGTTATTATGGCTCCTATAGCTCTTATTGCTTGTAAAAAGATTAAAATCAATCCTCTCGTAGGTGCTTTGTGTGCTGATTGTGGTGGACAGGTTGGTTCCAATTTTATGATTGGTCTAAACGGTGTTATTTACAGGAATCTGATTACAAGCGAGGGTTTTTCAAGTAATTTAGCGTTTGTTGCTTCTGTCAGTATTTTTGTAGTATATTTGGTAATGACTTGTTTAATCATTATGCTATTGATGCATTTGTCCAACAAGAAAAGGAAACAAGCATCAGGTGGCAATATTGAAATACTAGAAACAATGGACATACAAAAATCTAAGCCATTTGACAAAAAACAAAAAACAAATCTTATCCTAATTTTTATATTTGTAATTATATTGCTTATACCTCCAATACTGCACTTGGTTGTTCCTTCAAGTGGTTCTATTACATTCATTAATTCAAGCGTAGATGTGGGACTTATTGCAATTATCTTTACCGTTATAGCCTTTGTTCTCCATCTCGGTGATGAAAAAAGTGTCATTGCAAAAGTGCCTTGGAACACATTGATTATGATTTCCGGCATGGGAATGTTGGTGGCAGTTGCCGTAAAAGCCGGAACTGTGAAACTCCTTGCAAACTGGGTTGGTACCAGTATCCCAGTATTCTTAGTGCCAATTGCACTATGCCTTGTGGCAGCAATCTTGAATATGTTTGGTGGTAGCTTTGTCGGTGTTGTTGCCCCAGCGCTTTTCCCTATTATTGCTTCCGTTTCACATATTACAGGCTTAAATCCTATTTTACTGTATACATGCATGACGATTGGTGGACTAGCTACTGGTATTTCTCCATTTTCTGCAGGAGGCGCTATGGTACTTGGATTTACACCGGAAAAAGAACGAGATTCAATGTTTTCCAAGGAATTCTTTGTTGGATTGCCTGTGTGCGTTGGAACTGCTGTGGTAACGAGTATTATCTATTTCATCATCATGCATTAA
- the citF gene encoding citrate lyase subunit alpha, with translation MTKNKIGREIPDYIEGIGKLVPYGGPFDFKPTKKKFARKISSIKPGESKLLESIKEAVIKTGLKDGMTISFHHHFRAGDYILNMVLDVIAEMGIKNLTLAPSSLSSVHEPVIEHIKNGVVTKIITSGVRGPLAEAISNGILDTPIIIRSHGGRARAIEAGDLKIDVAFLGAPSCDDYGNANGYTGKSFCGSLGYAKIDAEYADKVVLITDNLVPYPNVPASIEQNNVDYVVKVDAIGDPKGIASGATRYTKNPRELLIAQYAAEAIEASGYFVPGFSIQSGSGGASLAVARFLREKMIEKDIKASFALGGITGQFVEMQKEGLISKICDVQSFDLIAAKSIGENPDHYEISSSLYANPHNNGCISNKLDIVILSALEVDTDFNVNVITGSDGVIRGASGGHCDTAAGAKLSMIVCPLIRGRIPTVVKKVNTVITPGETVDVVVTDRGIAVNPLRKDLLEKFKKAKLPVCTIEELREKAEEITGKPKAIEYGDKIVGVVEYRDGTIIDVIKQVK, from the coding sequence TTGACTAAGAATAAAATAGGAAGAGAAATACCGGATTACATAGAAGGAATTGGAAAGCTGGTACCTTATGGGGGACCATTTGATTTCAAACCAACAAAGAAAAAATTTGCAAGAAAAATATCCAGTATAAAACCTGGAGAAAGTAAATTACTTGAGAGTATAAAAGAAGCTGTAATAAAGACAGGATTAAAGGATGGTATGACAATATCATTTCACCACCACTTTAGAGCAGGAGATTACATATTAAACATGGTGCTGGACGTCATAGCCGAAATGGGAATAAAAAACTTAACTTTAGCACCAAGTTCTTTAAGCAGTGTCCATGAACCAGTAATTGAACACATAAAAAATGGTGTTGTTACTAAAATCATAACTAGTGGTGTTAGAGGACCACTTGCAGAAGCTATATCAAATGGAATTTTAGATACACCTATTATAATACGTTCCCATGGTGGAAGAGCGAGAGCTATAGAAGCAGGAGATTTAAAAATAGACGTGGCATTTTTAGGTGCACCTAGCTGTGACGACTATGGAAATGCCAATGGATATACAGGAAAATCCTTTTGTGGTTCACTAGGATACGCTAAAATAGACGCAGAATATGCAGATAAAGTAGTACTTATTACAGACAATTTGGTACCATATCCAAATGTACCTGCAAGTATAGAACAAAACAATGTAGATTATGTAGTTAAGGTAGATGCAATTGGAGATCCTAAGGGAATAGCATCCGGTGCAACAAGATATACAAAGAACCCAAGAGAACTTTTGATTGCACAGTATGCAGCAGAAGCAATTGAAGCTTCAGGATATTTTGTACCAGGATTTTCAATCCAGAGTGGTTCCGGTGGAGCATCCCTTGCAGTAGCAAGATTTTTAAGGGAAAAGATGATTGAAAAAGATATTAAAGCTAGTTTTGCATTAGGTGGAATTACAGGCCAGTTTGTAGAAATGCAAAAAGAGGGTCTTATTTCAAAAATCTGTGATGTACAGAGCTTTGACTTAATAGCAGCAAAATCCATAGGAGAAAACCCAGATCATTATGAAATAAGTTCATCCCTATATGCTAATCCACATAATAATGGATGTATTTCTAATAAATTGGATATAGTTATATTAAGTGCACTGGAAGTAGATACAGACTTCAATGTCAATGTAATTACAGGTTCAGATGGAGTAATTAGGGGAGCATCAGGAGGACACTGTGATACTGCAGCAGGAGCAAAACTTTCTATGATAGTTTGTCCGCTTATTAGAGGTAGAATACCTACTGTTGTGAAGAAAGTAAATACTGTAATAACTCCAGGAGAAACAGTAGATGTAGTAGTTACAGACAGGGGAATAGCAGTAAATCCTCTTAGAAAAGATTTACTTGAAAAATTTAAGAAAGCAAAGCTTCCAGTATGTACTATAGAAGAGTTAAGAGAAAAGGCAGAAGAAATTACAGGAAAACCTAAGGCAATTGAATATGGTGACAAGATTGTTGGTGTAGTTGAATACAGAGATGGTACTATTATCGATGTTATCAAACAGGTAAAATAA
- the citE gene encoding citrate (pro-3S)-lyase subunit beta → MYKLRRTMMYVPGNNPGMVKDAHIYGADSLMFDLEDSVSLNEKDTARFLVYNALKSIDYEGTETVVRINGLDTPFGMEDLEAIVRAQPDVIRLPKTECAQDVIDVEKEIERIEKQSGIPVGKTKIMAAVESAIGVMNAYEIATASKRLMGIAIGAEDYVTNLKTTRSLDGIELLAGRSHVLLAARAAGIYAFDTVFSDVNNEEGFINEVKIIKQLGFDGKSVINPRQIAPVHKIYTPSQKEIDKSVRVIRAAKDAAEKGSGVVSLNGKMVDKPIIERAQRALMLAEASGICVSEGGEDID, encoded by the coding sequence ATGTACAAGTTAAGAAGAACAATGATGTATGTACCGGGAAACAATCCAGGAATGGTTAAGGATGCACATATATATGGAGCAGATTCTCTAATGTTTGATTTAGAAGATTCAGTATCCCTAAATGAAAAGGATACAGCTAGATTCTTAGTATACAATGCACTAAAATCCATAGATTATGAAGGCACAGAAACAGTAGTAAGAATAAATGGACTTGATACACCTTTTGGAATGGAAGATTTAGAGGCAATAGTAAGGGCACAACCTGATGTTATAAGACTTCCAAAGACAGAATGTGCACAAGATGTTATAGATGTAGAAAAGGAAATAGAAAGAATTGAAAAACAATCAGGAATACCTGTTGGAAAGACAAAAATTATGGCAGCTGTTGAAAGTGCTATAGGAGTTATGAATGCCTATGAAATAGCTACAGCAAGCAAGAGACTTATGGGAATAGCAATAGGGGCAGAAGACTATGTTACTAATTTAAAGACAACCCGTTCTTTAGATGGAATAGAACTTCTTGCAGGAAGAAGCCATGTATTATTAGCTGCCAGAGCAGCAGGAATATATGCCTTTGACACAGTATTTTCTGATGTAAACAATGAAGAAGGATTTATAAATGAAGTAAAGATTATAAAGCAGTTAGGATTTGACGGAAAGTCCGTAATAAACCCAAGACAAATTGCTCCTGTCCATAAGATATATACACCTTCACAAAAAGAAATAGATAAATCCGTTCGTGTTATAAGAGCTGCAAAAGATGCTGCAGAAAAAGGATCTGGAGTAGTTTCACTAAATGGAAAAATGGTAGATAAACCTATTATAGAACGTGCACAAAGAGCTTTGATGTTAGCAGAAGCTTCAGGTATATGCGTAAGTGAAGGAGGAGAAGACATTGACTAA
- the citD gene encoding citrate lyase acyl carrier protein, translating to MEIKKAAIAGTFESSDITISVQPNPENEVAIKLKSSVEKQFGDKIKKVIMDTLEELDVKSAIVGANDKGALDCVIKARVQAAVMRAAEETKFNWEVEK from the coding sequence ATGGAAATAAAAAAAGCTGCTATAGCAGGAACATTTGAGTCCAGCGATATTACAATATCAGTACAGCCTAATCCGGAGAATGAGGTGGCTATAAAATTAAAAAGTTCCGTGGAAAAACAATTTGGAGACAAGATAAAAAAAGTTATAATGGACACTTTAGAAGAACTAGATGTAAAAAGTGCCATTGTAGGTGCCAATGACAAAGGAGCCTTAGATTGTGTTATAAAAGCAAGGGTACAAGCTGCAGTTATGAGGGCAGCAGAAGAAACAAAATTCAACTGGGAGGTGGAAAAGTAA
- the citC gene encoding [citrate (pro-3S)-lyase] ligase, with protein MEYLSLQEEIIDKRDFRRLQEVEQFLLKQGLRFDKNVEYTIAIYEEDKIIATGSFEDRILKCIAVDDSCRNMGISNKIISELVAEEYRRGNSHLFIYTKPKNYKMFSDMGFYKVAKVMDKVLLLENDPLGIYKFIEKLKKKKLDGRVVSALVMNCNPFTLGHKYLIEKASRESDVVHVFIVWENKSVFPSGIRYELARKGVQHLNNVVFHKGEDYVISSATFPSYFIKKQNEVARLQSLLDIEIFTKYIVPALGITRRYVGKEPFCDVTRTYNNVMKEMLPHSGVEIMEIPRFSTNEEAISASKVRNLIKEKKLSQVKDLVPDTTYRFLCSKEAIPIINKIQNKRDLI; from the coding sequence GTGGAATACCTTAGTTTACAAGAAGAAATAATAGATAAAAGAGATTTTAGAAGACTGCAGGAAGTAGAACAATTCCTTTTAAAACAGGGATTAAGATTTGATAAAAATGTAGAATACACAATAGCAATATATGAAGAAGATAAAATAATTGCTACAGGTTCCTTTGAAGATAGAATTTTAAAATGTATAGCTGTAGATGACAGCTGTAGGAACATGGGAATCTCGAACAAAATAATATCTGAACTGGTAGCAGAAGAATACAGACGTGGAAACAGCCACCTTTTTATTTACACAAAGCCTAAGAACTATAAAATGTTCAGTGATATGGGATTTTATAAAGTGGCCAAGGTTATGGACAAAGTTCTTTTGCTGGAAAATGATCCTTTAGGTATATATAAGTTTATAGAAAAGTTAAAAAAGAAGAAGTTAGATGGAAGAGTAGTTTCAGCTCTTGTCATGAACTGCAATCCTTTTACCTTAGGTCATAAGTACTTGATTGAAAAGGCTTCTAGAGAAAGCGATGTAGTTCATGTATTTATAGTATGGGAGAACAAATCAGTTTTTCCATCTGGTATAAGGTATGAACTAGCAAGAAAGGGAGTACAGCATTTAAACAATGTAGTATTTCATAAAGGTGAAGATTATGTAATATCAAGTGCAACTTTTCCATCCTATTTTATAAAAAAGCAGAATGAGGTAGCCAGGCTGCAATCGTTGCTGGATATAGAAATCTTCACTAAATACATAGTACCTGCGTTAGGTATTACTAGAAGATATGTAGGAAAGGAGCCCTTTTGTGATGTTACTAGAACTTACAATAATGTGATGAAAGAAATGCTTCCCCATTCTGGCGTAGAAATTATGGAAATTCCAAGGTTTAGTACAAATGAAGAAGCTATTAGTGCATCAAAGGTAAGAAATCTCATAAAAGAGAAGAAACTTTCACAGGTAAAAGATCTAGTACCGGACACTACCTACAGATTTTTGTGTTCAAAAGAGGCAATACCAATAATTAATAAAATTCAAAATAAAAGAGATTTAATATAG
- a CDS encoding NAD(P)-dependent malic enzyme, whose protein sequence is MVMNVKEKSLKLHREKHGTIEIVGTMPLRNGDDLAVAYTPGVAGPCLEIAKDEEKAYEYTIKGKTVAVVTNGTAVLGLGNIGPAAGLPVVEGKALLLKRFANVNAIPICVDSTDPDDIVNTIKNIAPGFGGIHLEDIKAPECFYIEDKLKEELDIPIYHDDQHGTAIAVLAGLYNALKIVNKDISDIKVVINGAGASGIATAKLLISAGVKNIVLCDINGIVYEGDNCLNEPQKQIAKVTNRGLAKGTLKDAMKNADVFIGVSAGNVVTGEMVEGMNKDSIIFALANPTPEIMPEEAKKAGAKVIATGRSDFPNQINNVLVFPGIFKGALSVRAKEICDEMKIAAAKGLANLVKKDELNEEYIIPSVFNRNVCDAVSKAVMDVAQKNNKFTA, encoded by the coding sequence ATGGTTATGAATGTAAAAGAAAAATCCTTAAAATTACATAGAGAAAAACACGGTACTATAGAAATCGTTGGAACAATGCCATTGAGAAACGGTGATGATTTGGCAGTAGCTTATACACCAGGTGTAGCAGGTCCATGTCTGGAAATTGCCAAGGATGAAGAAAAGGCATATGAGTATACAATAAAGGGAAAGACAGTAGCTGTAGTTACAAATGGAACTGCAGTACTAGGACTTGGAAATATAGGACCAGCAGCAGGACTTCCTGTAGTTGAAGGAAAAGCATTGTTACTTAAAAGATTTGCAAATGTAAATGCAATACCAATATGTGTAGATTCTACAGATCCTGATGATATAGTAAATACTATTAAAAACATTGCACCGGGATTTGGAGGAATACATCTTGAAGATATAAAAGCACCTGAATGTTTCTATATTGAAGATAAGTTAAAAGAAGAATTAGATATACCAATATATCATGATGACCAGCATGGTACTGCTATTGCAGTGTTAGCAGGCCTGTACAATGCTTTGAAAATAGTAAATAAAGATATTAGTGATATAAAAGTTGTTATAAACGGTGCTGGTGCTTCAGGTATTGCAACAGCTAAGCTTTTGATTTCAGCAGGAGTAAAAAACATAGTACTTTGTGACATAAACGGTATAGTTTACGAAGGAGATAATTGCTTAAACGAACCTCAGAAACAAATAGCAAAGGTAACAAATAGAGGCTTAGCAAAGGGAACATTAAAAGATGCAATGAAGAATGCAGATGTTTTTATAGGTGTTTCTGCTGGAAATGTAGTAACTGGTGAAATGGTAGAAGGTATGAACAAAGATAGTATAATTTTTGCATTAGCCAACCCAACACCTGAAATAATGCCTGAGGAAGCAAAAAAAGCAGGAGCTAAAGTTATAGCAACAGGAAGGTCAGATTTTCCAAATCAAATAAACAATGTTTTAGTTTTCCCGGGAATTTTTAAGGGAGCTTTAAGTGTAAGAGCTAAGGAAATATGTGATGAAATGAAAATTGCAGCAGCTAAAGGACTTGCAAATTTAGTAAAGAAAGATGAATTGAATGAAGAATATATAATACCAAGTGTATTTAATAGAAATGTTTGTGATGCAGTTTCCAAAGCAGTTATGGATGTAGCACAAAAAAATAATAAATTTACAGCATAA
- the citG gene encoding triphosphoribosyl-dephospho-CoA synthase CitG, producing MKNEKMFQINEISMIIGGFAVQAMIYEVSCYPSPGLVSPVSCGAHKDMDFFTFIDSTSVLSRYMTMFVQEGFSDKSYKELFNSIRNLGIEAEKDMFIKTKGVNTHKGMLFLMGVTCAAVGKVIYEGKRFSEIRSIIKQMTKGIVSKELFTLKDKKDLSHGERLFIKYRTEGVRGEVERGLPTVFDFSLDFYKENADLNTNDRLVHTLIGIMQICDDSTIIYRHSPEVLEEVKEKARKVLSAGGMRTSEGRKKINDLCNGFIEKNVSPGGSADLLGVTVFLYLVEEYMKSL from the coding sequence ATGAAAAATGAGAAGATGTTTCAGATAAACGAAATTTCTATGATAATTGGAGGTTTCGCAGTACAAGCTATGATTTATGAAGTTTCTTGTTATCCCAGTCCTGGCCTGGTGTCACCTGTATCCTGTGGTGCTCATAAGGATATGGACTTTTTTACTTTTATAGACAGTACTTCTGTTTTAAGTAGATATATGACTATGTTTGTTCAAGAAGGATTTTCAGATAAATCCTATAAAGAACTATTTAATAGTATTAGAAATTTAGGAATAGAAGCAGAAAAAGATATGTTTATTAAGACAAAGGGAGTTAATACCCATAAGGGAATGCTATTTTTGATGGGTGTTACCTGCGCAGCTGTAGGAAAGGTCATTTATGAGGGAAAGAGATTTAGCGAAATTAGAAGTATTATAAAGCAAATGACAAAGGGCATAGTTTCAAAGGAACTTTTTACTTTAAAAGATAAAAAAGATTTAAGTCATGGTGAAAGATTATTTATTAAATATAGGACAGAAGGTGTACGGGGAGAAGTAGAGAGGGGATTACCTACAGTTTTTGATTTTTCCCTGGACTTTTATAAGGAAAATGCGGATTTAAATACTAATGACAGATTGGTACATACTCTTATTGGAATAATGCAAATTTGTGATGATTCAACTATAATATACAGGCATTCGCCTGAAGTTTTAGAGGAAGTTAAAGAAAAAGCTAGGAAAGTACTTTCAGCTGGAGGAATGAGGACTAGTGAAGGAAGAAAAAAAATAAATGATCTCTGTAATGGGTTCATAGAGAAAAACGTAAGCCCAGGAGGAAGCGCAGATTTATTAGGAGTAACTGTGTTTTTATATTTAGTAGAAGAATATATGAAAAGTTTATAG